A stretch of Myxocyprinus asiaticus isolate MX2 ecotype Aquarium Trade chromosome 42, UBuf_Myxa_2, whole genome shotgun sequence DNA encodes these proteins:
- the igsf5a gene encoding immunoglobulin superfamily member 5 isoform X1, whose translation MPCVYFKVLDVGMRRNMDVFRVGLFLLIIGGVSAQVQLEPQNAAVLRGSKAHFNCSTTQSLSVMTWIVNGRLVLTILEMGVLNSTERFSARNLTTPGNYKWEFTISTVQRDDAGEVTCQVLGGDPRIATLSVQERGNVEIIGGNRTEIEGVQMELECQAIGWFPKPNVSWSINGLSMGNCNSSSIAQGNLFNSNCSLKLTAVKNSSVQCFVSVPALSTPESSTVFLTVESTKKATIRDQTVLISVTVAFSAAALLFLLIFGIIFCCKRRKRKKSTYHDEVRRAQSQSQNRMPANVRGRDNRGYITDGRDVRDTNGGIWHTNFNKQQMPYAINNFNEDDLRKHRHATIV comes from the exons ATGGATGTTTTCAGAGTGGGGCTTTTTCTTCTGATCATCGGGG GGGTGTCTGCTCAGGTGCAACTAGAACCTCAAAATGCAGCTGTCCTCCGTGGATCGAAGGCCCATTTTAACTGCAGCACAACTCAGTCCCTGTCTGTCATGACCTGGATAGTTAACGGACGCTTGGTTCTTACCATTCTGGAAATGGGAGTGTTGAACAGTACAGAACGTTTTTCTGCCAGAAATCTTACCACGCCTGGAAATTACAAGTGGGAGTTTACAATTAGCACTGTACAGAGAGACGATGCTGGGGAAGTCACCTGTCAGGTTTTGGGTGGGGATCCTCGGATAGCAACACTGTCTGTACAAG AACGTGGCAATGTGGAGATTATAGGAGGAAATCGCACTGAAATAGAAGGAGTTCAGATGGAGTTAGAGTGTCAGGCCATAGGCTGGTTTCCAAAGCCCAACGTGTCTTGGTCCATAAATGGGCTGTCAATGGGAAACTGCAATAGCAGCTCTATAGCTCAGGGAAATCTGTTTAACTCCAACTGCTCGCTGAAGCTCACAGCGGTCAAAAATTCTTCTGTCCAGTGTTTTGTCTCAGTTCCTGCCCTGAGTACACCAGAAAGCAGCACTGTCTTTCTTACAGTCG AGTCCACCAAGAAGGCCACCATAAGAGACCAGACGGTATTGATCTCAGTCACTGTGGCCTTCAGTGCTGCTGCTCTCCTATTTCTTCTCATCTTTGGAATTATTTTCTGCTGcaagaggaggaagagaaaaa AATCAACTTACCACGACGAGGTCAGGAG GGCACAATCGCAGTCACAGAATAGGATGCCAGCAAATGTGAGAGGAAGGGACAACCGGGGATACATTACAGATGGACGTGACG TACGAGACACCAATGGTGGAATCTGGCACACAAACTTTAACAAACAGCAG ATGCCCTATGCAATAAataactttaatgaagatgatctGAGGAAGCACAGGCATGCAACCATTGTTTAG
- the igsf5a gene encoding immunoglobulin superfamily member 5 isoform X2: MRRNMDVFRVGLFLLIIGGVSAQVQLEPQNAAVLRGSKAHFNCSTTQSLSVMTWIVNGRLVLTILEMGVLNSTERFSARNLTTPGNYKWEFTISTVQRDDAGEVTCQVLGGDPRIATLSVQERGNVEIIGGNRTEIEGVQMELECQAIGWFPKPNVSWSINGLSMGNCNSSSIAQGNLFNSNCSLKLTAVKNSSVQCFVSVPALSTPESSTVFLTVESTKKATIRDQTVLISVTVAFSAAALLFLLIFGIIFCCKRRKRKKSTYHDEVRRAQSQSQNRMPANVRGRDNRGYITDGRDVRDTNGGIWHTNFNKQQMPYAINNFNEDDLRKHRHATIV, encoded by the exons ATGGATGTTTTCAGAGTGGGGCTTTTTCTTCTGATCATCGGGG GGGTGTCTGCTCAGGTGCAACTAGAACCTCAAAATGCAGCTGTCCTCCGTGGATCGAAGGCCCATTTTAACTGCAGCACAACTCAGTCCCTGTCTGTCATGACCTGGATAGTTAACGGACGCTTGGTTCTTACCATTCTGGAAATGGGAGTGTTGAACAGTACAGAACGTTTTTCTGCCAGAAATCTTACCACGCCTGGAAATTACAAGTGGGAGTTTACAATTAGCACTGTACAGAGAGACGATGCTGGGGAAGTCACCTGTCAGGTTTTGGGTGGGGATCCTCGGATAGCAACACTGTCTGTACAAG AACGTGGCAATGTGGAGATTATAGGAGGAAATCGCACTGAAATAGAAGGAGTTCAGATGGAGTTAGAGTGTCAGGCCATAGGCTGGTTTCCAAAGCCCAACGTGTCTTGGTCCATAAATGGGCTGTCAATGGGAAACTGCAATAGCAGCTCTATAGCTCAGGGAAATCTGTTTAACTCCAACTGCTCGCTGAAGCTCACAGCGGTCAAAAATTCTTCTGTCCAGTGTTTTGTCTCAGTTCCTGCCCTGAGTACACCAGAAAGCAGCACTGTCTTTCTTACAGTCG AGTCCACCAAGAAGGCCACCATAAGAGACCAGACGGTATTGATCTCAGTCACTGTGGCCTTCAGTGCTGCTGCTCTCCTATTTCTTCTCATCTTTGGAATTATTTTCTGCTGcaagaggaggaagagaaaaa AATCAACTTACCACGACGAGGTCAGGAG GGCACAATCGCAGTCACAGAATAGGATGCCAGCAAATGTGAGAGGAAGGGACAACCGGGGATACATTACAGATGGACGTGACG TACGAGACACCAATGGTGGAATCTGGCACACAAACTTTAACAAACAGCAG ATGCCCTATGCAATAAataactttaatgaagatgatctGAGGAAGCACAGGCATGCAACCATTGTTTAG